A region of Bombus huntii isolate Logan2020A chromosome 15, iyBomHunt1.1, whole genome shotgun sequence DNA encodes the following proteins:
- the LOC126874005 gene encoding insulin-like growth factor I, juvenile form — MPRSGCRAKTTMFGRSRARTIVLVGLMLLTLLDTVNSTPYKRSLLRLCSKSLSDALYLACKDRGYNEPFSYSSEDSPMDSVGPGLAEECCYHTCTYTQLQQYCKPEKSSSVDAVNSPVWIEKYPYLSTRSATSSSLEERSRSDIDYVHGTIKCKIHGSKGARRKGANMDRDDDAGGCDRKNPLRRHRAGHCGCRHRRQRRRRLGKMLEKTSGVKSGAPLKKEVETETKTTTREAPF; from the exons ATGCCACGAAGCGGTTGCCGCGCGAAAACCACCATGTTTGGAAGAAGCAGAGCGAGGACGATAGTCCTGGTCGGCCTGATGTTGCTCACGCTTCTCGACACGGTTAACAGCACTCCTTACAAGAGGTCCTTGCTCAGGCTATGCTCGAAAAGTCTCAGCGACGCTCTGTACCTCGCGTGCAAGGATCGAGGTTACAACGAGCCGTTTTCCTACAGCAGCGAGGATAGTCCTATGGATTCCGTGGGCCCGGGACTCGCGGAGGAGTGTTGCTACCATACGTGCACCTATACCCAGCTGCAACAATATTGCAAGCCGGAGAAGTCCAGTTCCGTGGACGCCGT AAACAGCCCGGTCTGGATAGAAAAATACCCGTACCTGTCCACGAGGTCGGCAACCTCGTCGTCGTTGGAAGAGAGATCGAGGTCGGACATCGACTACGTCCACGGTacaattaaatgtaaaatcCACGGGTCGAAGGGAGCACGAAGGAAGGGGGCTAACATGGACCGTGACGACGACGCCGGCGGCTGCGACAGGAAAAACCCGTTGAGGAGGCATCGCGCCGGCCATTGCGGCTGCAGGCATCGACGACAGAGGCGTCGTCGTCTTGGCAAG ATGCTAGAGAAGACATCGGGCGTGAAATCGGGTGCGCCATTGAAAAAAGAGGTAGAAACGGAGACAAAAACAACGACCCGTGAGGCGCCATTTTGA